The window TGCGGAACTGGAACGAATCCGCGGGCCGAAGCGACGACCGGATCGTCGTCTACAACCGCTCCTCCGAGGAGTTCACCTGGGAGTGGTACTTCCGGAACCACTACCCCGAGAGCACCGACGGCGGCTACAGCAGCGACTGGACGCACGTCAACGACGTCGATCCGGTCGGCGAGGATCACCTGCTGCTCTCGCCGCGCAACTTCGATCAGGCGATCGTCGTCGACATAGAGACCAAAGAGATCGTCGAGCGTCTCGGCAGCGACGGCAACTACTCGGTGATGCGCGAGCAGCACAACCCCGACTGGCTGGTGAGCGAGGAGGGGAACCCGACGATCCTCGTCGCCGACAGCGAGAACAACCGCGTCGTCGAGTACGCGAAGGAGGACGGCGAGTGGGTCCGGACCTGGGAGGTCGGCTCCAACACGCTCACGTGGCCGCGCGACGCCGACCGGCTCCCCAACGGCAACACGCTCGTCACCGACACGCTCAACCACCGCGTGATGGAGATCACGCCCACCGGCGAGGTCGTCTGGGAGTACTACGCGACCTGGGGCCCCTACGACGCCGAACGGATGGGCACCGGGCCCGAGTCGTCCGGACCGACGATTCGGGACATGAACACCTCCGGGACCTACCCGATCACCGGGAGCGCGAACCTCACCGCCGGCGGCAACGACAGCGTCGGTTTCGACGGCCGGATCCGAGCCACCTTCGCCGGCACGCCGATCGAGGGGCCGATGAACGAGTTCGCCACCCGCTGGGCGCACGTGACGCCGTGGCTCCGCCCCGTCTGGATGTCCGGCTGGGACTTCGTCTGGGCGATCTCCGCCGTCCTCGTCGGCGCCGTGTGGGTGAGCGGCGAGTTGATCGCGGGGCGACGGAAGGTCGTCGCGGGCGCTCGCCGATTCCTCGCGGAGGTACGGCGACTCGTCGAACGGTGATACGCCGTCGCTCCCCGCCACACCGATCGGTGATTCGCCGCCGGTCTCGATCACACCCCGCCCCGACCCATCGTGCGTTTTCCGCGCACTCGACCACGTGACTCTTTAGGGCTCACCCGCTACTCGGAGGTGATGTCAGATCTCGTCCTGTACGAACTCGACGGCTGTCCATACTGCGCGAAAGTCACCGACAAGCTGAACGAACTCGGCCTGGAGTACGAGTCGGTGATGGTCCCCTCCGCGCACAGCGAGCGGACCGAGGTAGAAGCGGTCAGCGGCCAGACCGGCGTCCCCGTGCTCGTCGACGAGGCCAACGGCGTCGAGGGGATGTCCGAGAGCGACGACATCGTCGAGTACCTCGAACAGACGTACGG is drawn from Halobellus limi and contains these coding sequences:
- a CDS encoding aryl-sulfate sulfotransferase → MNLPSTSRANAARLVALLVVVSLLAPSAVSALTYDPAEEPDLERGNITSPANNSTVISVQGFTFRGNTNAKKPARLVSVDERGNLEWTHDDNVGGNAWFFDVDPLPNGNLLVSSPRAGDTVLFELDPDTRERVWQERFEMTDTHDVAYLGDDRIAIANMRNWNESAGRSDDRIVVYNRSSEEFTWEWYFRNHYPESTDGGYSSDWTHVNDVDPVGEDHLLLSPRNFDQAIVVDIETKEIVERLGSDGNYSVMREQHNPDWLVSEEGNPTILVADSENNRVVEYAKEDGEWVRTWEVGSNTLTWPRDADRLPNGNTLVTDTLNHRVMEITPTGEVVWEYYATWGPYDAERMGTGPESSGPTIRDMNTSGTYPITGSANLTAGGNDSVGFDGRIRATFAGTPIEGPMNEFATRWAHVTPWLRPVWMSGWDFVWAISAVLVGAVWVSGELIAGRRKVVAGARRFLAEVRRLVER
- a CDS encoding glutathione S-transferase N-terminal domain-containing protein, giving the protein MSDLVLYELDGCPYCAKVTDKLNELGLEYESVMVPSAHSERTEVEAVSGQTGVPVLVDEANGVEGMSESDDIVEYLEQTYGDAAN